The DNA sequence CTATCAGAAGATGGGGCTTCGTAATCTGACATGTAGTGGTCATCGAACAAATCATCTTCCCAACCAGTGATGGCCGGAAAAGCACCACTCATTGATGACTGGTTTGTCCAGGTATTTCCACTGTCACTGGAAATAGCACGCCAAAACCGTATGGTAAAGTTCCTTTTTATATCATGTCTGCGATCATAGAAAGTGACCAGTATCCTGCCTGTGTCCTTTTCCACGGCAATACCTGGCATGAACTGATCAATTTTTGCATTCGCAGAGTCACTATTCACCTTGATAGGGTCTGACCAGGTTGAGCCTCCATCGGTAGAACGCCTGAAGTAGATGTCTGAAAAGTTGTAGTAACCGCACTCCCCAAATGAGTCTGGTAAGGATGGGCCTTTTCCATCCTGGTAGACCACATAAACATTGCCGTTTTTTGGATTTACCGCCAATCCGGAATTATCCATGAAGTTACTGAAATTTCCTTGCATACGAAAGCCGTCACCACAGCCTACAATATCGGCGACCTGTACCGGGGCTGAAAAGGTAGCTCCATTATCTATGGATTTTCTTATTTTAATGCGTCGATCGCCACAAGGAAATGTATCATATTCTTCCCAGGTTATATAAATTGTACCATTTGGTGCTGGAAGTGGAGAAAAGACTACTTGCGAACCTTGAACTACTCCAGAATAGCTCGGAGCAGTGCCGATAACTATAGGCGCCGACCATGCAGCTCCTCCATTAACGGATTTAACAAATTCGATTGTATCAAAAGAAGAGTTAACACTGGTATACGTTACATAAAGCGTATCAGTAGCAGCGCTGTTACCGGATTTTACAGCCATCCATGGCTTATCTAATACGTAGCTGGGATAACCGCCAGTAGGTTTTTGGGCTACAGGAACTGCTGACCCAAACGTTTCACCACCATCCAGAGATTTAGCAACAGAGATAGCGCTTTGTATGACGAAATCACCAGAAATTGTTCGTTTATAAAGCGTTGAAATACTACTGCAATAGAAACGCTCAGGACTCATGCACACTGCTTTAACATCACCCAGGAGGTCTTGAAGTACTATGCCTCGAGGATTGGGGCCGGGAGTCATTACCCCTTTATCTGTAAAGGTTGGCGTGGTGGCAGCAGGATTGATTGAACGGGACCATCCGATAAAGCTGAAGTCTCCGCACGCTACAGGATCAATGAATGTACGCATAAAGCTTCCGGAGTCGTTAAAGGCTATCATGGCATTTGTTCCACACCACGCAGAGCTCGTTTGGCTTTGAGTCATTCCGGCAAACCTGGATAAGAAATCGTCTGAAGAATTAAAAGCACTTCCGGGCGTAAGTATGTTGTATTGAGGAGCCTTCCTCGGAGAACTTCCTTTTTCCATTAATTTTTCTAAAACAGGTTTGAGCTTATCCCATTTTTCTCCAAGCCCGATAAGTCTTTGATTTCCGGCAGAAAGCAGCTTAACCTTTTCCCCAAGTTGTTCCTTCATGACATTCCCGTAGTTAGCAAGTTGTTCAAGGTGTTCTAATTGGTTTCTTGGAAGAGAGACCTCAATTCCTTGCTGCGTATGAGTATCGGTACTATCAACGTGCATAGCTGCCAAAACAGAGGCTGTCCCCAATAAACCTGTAATCAAACCGCATGCTACTATATTTTTTCATGTAATACTTCCCCTCCTGGATAATAATATTATTTTCATATGCTCACACTATTTACCGTTCAAATAGGTATCATTGTATCGCCAACACCTCCTTTCATACGTTCAACAGAGATTCCAAATTTACAGCTTGATTGTATAGGAATTTTCATTTTATGAAAGCGGGTTTCAGGGTGGCATGGACAAACGTTGTTTGTCCGTGCTGGTTTCAATACCAATGGAGGGACAGAATAGAACACACTGACAAACAGAGTTTGTCAGCGCCACCCTTGACTAAAAAATAACTTGAAAACACCATAAAGCACACGAAGCACATGAAGAATGAGGAAGTTCCAATAAATTCCCTCCCGATAGGGGATTTAGGGACGTGTTGATACCGTCGCATGCTTCGATTCTCATGTAATGCTTACATTGCCGGACGGTTCTTTCTGAACACTCAATGGTTACGGTTTTTGGTATTTTCTCTATCTGCTTTTTATCCGTTCAATATCAGTAAAGACGCAAAACCTTGCGTCTCTACATTCTTTTTTCTTCGTGTACTTTGTGCTTCTTTTTTCGTGCACTTCGTGGTTTGCCTTTCCTGAAAAATAAACGCTTTTGGCTATAGAAACGTTTATTACCGGGTTTGTTTTTCCATAGCTTCTTTTACCATCGCCTTGTTTTCGTGGGCCTTTACGTAATAACTTGGTTTGATTTCAATTGCTTTTTCAAAAGAGCGAAGCGCCTCCTCGTATTTTTGTTCTTTCATGTAGACACATCCTATATTATTATACGCACCCGCTTCATCTCCGCCTTTTTTAAATGCAGTAAAGGCCTCATCGTACCTGTTCAACCTGCATAAGGCCAGGCCTAAATTGTTATAAAATATCTGGTTTGTTGGTTCAATCTTTAATGCTGTAGTTAAGGTTTCTACTGATTTTTCATATTCCCCTTTTAAATAATATGACATCCCCAGATTGTTATACAGGATACTCGCATTTGGATTAATTTTTATGGCATTATGATATTCATTGATAGCAACTGCAAATTCTCCCTGACGGTCGTGAATTATTCCAAGAAGCGTGTGCGACTGCCACCGTTCCGGATCAATATGTATTGCCTGCCTGAAGTATTCTTTCGCTGTATCAAAATCGTTTCTTGCAATGAATACCATACCCTTACCCTCGTAAGCAGGTGCGTTAAGAGGGTCATTTTTTATAACTTCTTCAAACTCTCTCATTGCTTCTTCCATCAATCCCCTTCTGAGGAAGAGATGCCCTGTTTTATTACGTATGCCTGTTTGTTTTGGGTCTAAACGAAGGGCTTTATCATACTGGATGAAAGCCATCCCAATATTATCCCGTCTCAGATAATCATCTCCCGATTTTTCATATCCCTCTGCCGTCATTTCAGGTACCTTCTTTGATATTTCATCTTCAATATCTTTTGAAGTTTTTTGTTCTTGCAGTTCCATCGCTCTTCTATATTCGCTCTGCTCTTTGAGAGTATTCTGCTGGTTTTTTTGTGTAGCGCATCCGAATATGCCTCCTATTGCTGCAAATACAAGAAGAGCTATAAAAATGTATGAACGTGATGATTTTGCAGTTAGTATCTTCCATCGCCCCGCAAATCTGACCTTCGATAGTTGTCGGGTTATTTGAGACGAAAACCCGGAACTATCTTTTTGACAATAGATGCTGGCTCTGGTGTAATGAGAAGACTTACTACCGGTGTTTGGTGTCATGTTATATCCTCTTTCCTTTTTGCTTTTTTTGAGACAAGATGAACAATATAAAAATAATAATTCTGTTTATCCTGTTATCCTGTCTCAACAAATTTTTTTATGATCTATCCGGAAGCAACATACCCTCAACTCAATTGTAGAGACGCAAGATGTTGCGTCTCTACAGGGGAAACAACCCCATATGCATCAGGCTAAGAGTATTATTCCCTAAGAGAGGAGGATGTGTGTCCATTTTTCCTCCCTAATCCCC is a window from the Candidatus Jettenia sp. genome containing:
- a CDS encoding glycoside hydrolase — its product is MITGLLGTASVLAAMHVDSTDTHTQQGIEVSLPRNQLEHLEQLANYGNVMKEQLGEKVKLLSAGNQRLIGLGEKWDKLKPVLEKLMEKGSSPRKAPQYNILTPGSAFNSSDDFLSRFAGMTQSQTSSAWCGTNAMIAFNDSGSFMRTFIDPVACGDFSFIGWSRSINPAATTPTFTDKGVMTPGPNPRGIVLQDLLGDVKAVCMSPERFYCSSISTLYKRTISGDFVIQSAISVAKSLDGGETFGSAVPVAQKPTGGYPSYVLDKPWMAVKSGNSAATDTLYVTYTSVNSSFDTIEFVKSVNGGAAWSAPIVIGTAPSYSGVVQGSQVVFSPLPAPNGTIYITWEEYDTFPCGDRRIKIRKSIDNGATFSAPVQVADIVGCGDGFRMQGNFSNFMDNSGLAVNPKNGNVYVVYQDGKGPSLPDSFGECGYYNFSDIYFRRSTDGGSTWSDPIKVNSDSANAKIDQFMPGIAVEKDTGRILVTFYDRRHDIKRNFTIRFWRAISSDSGNTWTNQSSMSGAFPAITGWEDDLFDDHYMSDYEAPSSDSAGTSTSGFITNWSDNTLGDANIQFQKIP
- a CDS encoding tetratricopeptide repeat protein codes for the protein MTPNTGSKSSHYTRASIYCQKDSSGFSSQITRQLSKVRFAGRWKILTAKSSRSYIFIALLVFAAIGGIFGCATQKNQQNTLKEQSEYRRAMELQEQKTSKDIEDEISKKVPEMTAEGYEKSGDDYLRRDNIGMAFIQYDKALRLDPKQTGIRNKTGHLFLRRGLMEEAMREFEEVIKNDPLNAPAYEGKGMVFIARNDFDTAKEYFRQAIHIDPERWQSHTLLGIIHDRQGEFAVAINEYHNAIKINPNASILYNNLGMSYYLKGEYEKSVETLTTALKIEPTNQIFYNNLGLALCRLNRYDEAFTAFKKGGDEAGAYNNIGCVYMKEQKYEEALRSFEKAIEIKPSYYVKAHENKAMVKEAMEKQTR